In Rathayibacter sp. VKM Ac-2762, one DNA window encodes the following:
- a CDS encoding glycoside hydrolase family 2 protein, which yields MTHTLDTTPRTAAATSRPLHDGWSVRATRGPIPAELVSAVVPAVVPGLVHTDLLAAGLIPDPYLDQNEKKVTWIGETDWEYSSSFDWAPDGRDVHELVFEGLDTVAVVTLNGREIARTRNQHRTYRIRVDEALQEGANELVVAFASPVAEADRASLEIGYRPHTYSHPFNALRKAACNFGWDWGLDAASAGIWKPVTLHAWSGARLASVRPVVTVDGTTGRVELHVGLDRASDAEVEVRASVAGAEAVASVPGGERTAVLHLEAAEVALWWPRGFGGQPLHDLEVALLQGGAVIDERSQRIGFRTLEVQLDRDDEGTSFRFVVNGEPVWIRGANWIPDDAFITRVDRERLARRMDQAESANLNLLRIWGGGYFESDDFYDLCDERGILVWQDFLFACAAYAEEEPLRSEVEAEVRDNVTRIMPHPSLALWNGNNENIWGFEEWGWEKRLQGRTWGLGYYLDLLPRLVAELDPARSYTPGSPWSGDPQIFANDLDHGSVHLWELWNRVDYPAYRDAHARFVAEFGWQGPASWSTIQRSISDSPLTPESPGMIHHQKATDGNDKLTDGLVAHLPLPDDTEDWHWAMSLNQALAVTLAIEHQRSESPRCMGSIVWQLNDCWPVTSWAAVDGDGTAKPLLYALKHVFEDRLLTVQPRGEGLAVVAVGDSPEEWAGECVVRRLAFDGTVLAEERQELAVGARSVRTLPIGSGVATPEDAAAELLVVDFAGTRAFWFFAEYRDSALEAARLRTSAALVEGGVQVTVTAENLVRDVTLLVDKVDPSAVVDDQLVTLLPGESVVFTVRGSGLDTEALVSPSVLRTANQLVADWA from the coding sequence GTGACCCACACCCTCGACACCACTCCTCGCACCGCGGCGGCCACCAGCCGTCCGCTGCACGACGGCTGGAGTGTCCGCGCGACCCGCGGGCCGATCCCCGCCGAGCTGGTCTCGGCCGTCGTCCCCGCGGTGGTCCCCGGCCTCGTCCACACCGATCTGCTCGCGGCCGGGCTGATCCCCGACCCGTATCTCGACCAGAACGAGAAGAAGGTCACCTGGATCGGCGAGACGGACTGGGAGTACTCCTCCTCGTTCGACTGGGCCCCCGACGGCCGCGACGTGCACGAGCTCGTCTTCGAGGGCCTGGACACGGTGGCCGTCGTCACGCTGAACGGGCGCGAGATCGCCCGCACCCGCAACCAGCACCGCACCTACCGGATCCGCGTCGACGAGGCTCTGCAGGAGGGGGCGAACGAGCTGGTCGTCGCCTTCGCCTCGCCCGTCGCCGAGGCCGACCGAGCGAGCCTCGAGATCGGCTACCGGCCGCACACCTACTCCCACCCCTTCAACGCCCTGCGGAAGGCCGCCTGCAACTTCGGCTGGGACTGGGGGCTGGACGCCGCCTCCGCCGGCATCTGGAAGCCGGTGACCCTCCATGCCTGGAGCGGTGCGCGCCTCGCCTCGGTGCGCCCCGTGGTCACGGTCGACGGGACGACCGGCCGCGTCGAGCTGCACGTGGGGCTCGACCGGGCCTCGGACGCCGAGGTGGAGGTGCGCGCCTCCGTCGCCGGCGCGGAGGCCGTGGCGAGCGTCCCCGGTGGCGAGCGCACCGCGGTCCTCCACCTCGAGGCGGCCGAGGTGGCCCTGTGGTGGCCGCGGGGCTTCGGCGGGCAGCCGCTCCACGACCTCGAGGTCGCGCTCCTGCAGGGCGGAGCCGTCATCGACGAGCGCTCCCAGCGGATCGGCTTCCGGACCCTGGAGGTGCAGCTCGACCGCGACGACGAGGGCACCTCGTTCCGCTTCGTCGTCAACGGCGAGCCCGTCTGGATCCGCGGAGCCAACTGGATCCCGGACGACGCCTTCATCACCCGGGTCGACCGCGAGCGCCTCGCCCGCAGGATGGACCAGGCCGAGTCCGCGAACCTCAACCTCCTCCGCATCTGGGGCGGCGGCTACTTCGAGTCCGACGACTTCTACGACCTCTGCGACGAGCGCGGCATCCTCGTCTGGCAGGACTTCCTCTTCGCCTGCGCGGCCTACGCGGAGGAGGAGCCGCTCCGCAGCGAGGTCGAGGCGGAGGTCCGCGACAACGTCACGCGGATCATGCCCCACCCGAGCCTCGCGCTCTGGAACGGCAACAACGAGAACATCTGGGGCTTCGAGGAGTGGGGCTGGGAGAAGCGCCTCCAGGGCCGCACCTGGGGCCTGGGCTACTACCTCGATCTGCTCCCGCGCCTGGTCGCCGAGCTCGACCCGGCGCGCTCGTACACGCCCGGGAGCCCCTGGTCGGGCGACCCGCAGATCTTCGCGAACGACCTCGACCACGGCTCCGTGCACCTCTGGGAGCTGTGGAACCGCGTCGACTACCCCGCCTACCGGGACGCCCACGCGCGATTCGTCGCCGAGTTCGGCTGGCAGGGGCCGGCGTCGTGGTCGACCATCCAGCGCTCGATCTCGGACTCGCCGCTGACTCCCGAGTCGCCCGGGATGATCCACCACCAGAAGGCGACCGACGGCAACGACAAGCTGACCGACGGTCTCGTCGCTCACCTCCCGCTGCCCGACGACACGGAGGACTGGCACTGGGCGATGTCGCTCAACCAGGCGCTCGCGGTGACGCTCGCGATCGAGCACCAGCGCTCCGAGAGCCCGCGCTGCATGGGCTCGATCGTCTGGCAGCTCAACGACTGCTGGCCGGTCACCTCGTGGGCCGCGGTGGACGGCGACGGCACCGCCAAGCCGCTCCTCTACGCGCTCAAGCACGTCTTCGAGGACCGTCTGCTCACCGTGCAGCCGCGCGGGGAGGGGCTCGCCGTGGTCGCCGTGGGCGACTCCCCCGAGGAGTGGGCCGGCGAGTGCGTCGTGCGCCGCCTGGCGTTCGACGGGACGGTGCTGGCGGAGGAGCGGCAGGAGCTCGCGGTCGGGGCGCGCTCGGTGCGCACCCTGCCGATCGGGTCCGGCGTGGCGACGCCCGAGGACGCCGCCGCCGAGCTGCTCGTCGTCGACTTCGCCGGGACGCGCGCGTTCTGGTTCTTCGCCGAGTACCGCGACTCCGCCCTGGAGGCCGCGCGCCTGCGCACGAGCGCCGCCCTCGTCGAGGGCGGAGTGCAGGTGACCGTCACCGCCGAGAACCTCGTGCGCGACGTCACCCTCCTGGTCGACAAGGTGGACCCGTCCGCCGTCGTCGACGACCAGCTGGTCACGCTGCTGCCGGGCGAGAGCGTCGTCTTCACGGTGCGCGGCTCCGGTCTCGACACCGAGGCGCTGGTGTCGCCGAGCGTGCTGCGCACGGCCAAC